In a single window of the Streptomyces sp. NBC_01471 genome:
- a CDS encoding MFS transporter yields MSAAPSASSPQSPERPGGPGTPPAVPDPALLRKVALSSLLGTVIEYYDFLLYGTMAALVFGPLFFPESNSAVGTIAAFGTLAAGYVARPVGGAVFGHFGDRLGRRTVLVVTMLLMGTASCLIGLLPTYGTIGVAAPVLLILFRIVQGIAVGGEWGGATLMVVEHADARRRGLWNGVMQMGSPIGFLLSSLAVTATTLLPEDRFLAWGWRIPFLFSAVLLGIGLYVRISITESPLFQQAVQAREQRTAAQPPRIPLAQVLRAPRVLILAGAVGIGPFALTALIGTFMLTYAKAIGYDTSDVMTGLTATALTGLVAIPGFSALSDRVGRRAVTLGGAAGIVLLAFPVYALINTGSVPLLILGMVLGQVVQNAMYAPLGPLLAEMFGTRVRYTGASMGYQLAALIGGGFTPLFASSRLSASGDISSTPLATLAIICGLITALAIWRTAETRGRDLSEDPGAATSTASTASTASTASTAYDLGGN; encoded by the coding sequence ATGTCCGCTGCACCCTCCGCGTCGTCCCCACAGAGCCCTGAGAGACCCGGAGGACCCGGGACACCACCCGCGGTCCCGGATCCCGCCCTACTGCGCAAGGTGGCACTGTCGAGCCTGCTCGGCACCGTCATCGAGTACTACGACTTCCTCCTCTACGGCACGATGGCCGCCCTGGTCTTCGGCCCGTTGTTCTTCCCCGAGTCGAACTCCGCGGTCGGCACGATCGCCGCGTTCGGGACACTGGCCGCCGGCTATGTCGCACGGCCCGTCGGCGGTGCCGTCTTCGGGCACTTCGGTGACCGGCTCGGACGCAGGACCGTGCTCGTCGTGACGATGCTCCTCATGGGCACGGCGAGCTGCCTCATCGGGTTGCTGCCCACGTACGGGACCATCGGCGTCGCGGCTCCCGTGCTGCTGATCCTGTTCCGCATCGTCCAGGGCATCGCCGTCGGCGGTGAGTGGGGCGGCGCCACGCTGATGGTCGTCGAGCACGCCGACGCACGGCGCCGCGGCCTGTGGAACGGCGTGATGCAGATGGGGTCACCGATCGGCTTCCTGCTGTCCAGCCTCGCGGTGACCGCGACCACGCTCCTTCCCGAGGACCGGTTCCTGGCGTGGGGCTGGCGCATCCCGTTCCTGTTCAGCGCGGTGCTGCTCGGCATCGGCCTGTACGTGCGCATCAGCATCACGGAGAGCCCGCTGTTCCAACAGGCGGTGCAGGCCCGGGAACAGCGGACCGCGGCGCAGCCGCCCCGTATCCCCCTGGCGCAGGTGCTGCGCGCACCGCGTGTCCTGATCCTCGCCGGCGCGGTCGGCATCGGCCCCTTCGCCCTGACGGCCCTGATCGGTACCTTCATGCTCACCTACGCCAAGGCCATCGGGTACGACACGTCGGACGTGATGACCGGCCTCACGGCCACCGCGCTCACCGGGCTGGTGGCCATCCCGGGCTTCTCCGCGCTGTCCGACCGGGTCGGACGCCGGGCGGTGACGCTGGGGGGTGCCGCGGGTATCGTGCTGCTCGCCTTCCCGGTCTACGCCCTGATCAACACGGGGTCCGTACCCCTGCTGATCCTCGGCATGGTGCTCGGGCAGGTGGTGCAGAACGCGATGTACGCACCGCTGGGCCCGCTGCTGGCCGAGATGTTCGGCACCCGGGTGCGCTATACCGGAGCATCCATGGGCTACCAGCTGGCCGCACTGATCGGCGGTGGCTTCACCCCGCTCTTCGCGAGCAGCCGGCTGTCGGCCTCGGGCGACATCTCAAGCACCCCCCTCGCCACCCTGGCCATCATCTGCGGGCTGATCACCGCACTCGCCATCTGGCGCACCGCCGAAACCCGCGGCCGTGACCTGTCCGAGGACCCGGGCGCCGCCACATCCACCGCATCCACCGCATCCACCGCATCCACCGCATCCACCGCTTACGACCTTGGGGGCAATTGA
- a CDS encoding GNAT family N-acetyltransferase — protein sequence MDQGFRLREATTEDADVLADVHTRTRTAYYTAGGMPEEEFAGPSAWGERRDAWARVLGAPARVTVVAEDLDGTAVGLLTAGPPHYEDLDASTYYELYQIGVLAHAWGRGVGGALHREFVALASAAGCAEGVLECWASNTRAQRFYARNGWRPDGARRPGPLDHDYVRLRLKLVSHSF from the coding sequence ATGGATCAAGGTTTCCGGTTGCGTGAGGCGACCACCGAGGACGCCGACGTCCTTGCCGATGTGCACACCCGGACCCGGACCGCGTACTACACCGCGGGCGGCATGCCCGAGGAGGAGTTCGCCGGCCCGAGTGCATGGGGAGAACGGCGCGACGCCTGGGCGCGGGTGCTGGGCGCGCCGGCGCGCGTCACGGTGGTCGCGGAAGACTTGGACGGGACAGCGGTCGGGCTGCTCACTGCCGGGCCACCGCACTACGAAGACCTGGACGCCTCGACGTACTACGAGCTGTACCAGATCGGGGTACTGGCGCATGCCTGGGGGCGTGGGGTGGGTGGGGCCCTGCACCGGGAGTTCGTTGCGCTGGCCTCGGCCGCCGGCTGTGCCGAGGGCGTGCTGGAGTGCTGGGCATCCAACACCCGTGCGCAGCGTTTCTACGCCCGAAACGGGTGGCGGCCGGATGGAGCGCGCCGTCCAGGACCGCTGGACCATGACTACGTCCGGCTGCGGCTGAAGCTCGTATCGCACAGCTTCTGA
- a CDS encoding transposase family protein, with protein sequence MKLAFTDRLLVTLICLRHQLPHAALAELYQVDRSTVSAAVREIRPLLAARGFAVPDRPVIRIRTLEDLFAYAAAENIELRIDGTETQVRRPRAHRPGRKAFVSGKKKQNTIKTTSFSDGQGRILFSGVVRPGRMHDQTAVRTEGIAEQFRLRPQVKAKVDDGYRGLANEFPDQISGPPKKPSEDACDGEHRAWQEAKRRQSSARICIEHTNAELKKWRPLQRYTGRRENYGETQAAIAPLVSDRSARRPTRHRTSTALVPVRTTTC encoded by the coding sequence GTGAAGCTGGCGTTCACCGACCGGTTGCTGGTCACCCTGATCTGCCTGCGTCACCAGCTGCCGCACGCCGCGTTGGCGGAGCTGTACCAGGTGGACCGCTCCACCGTCTCGGCGGCGGTGCGGGAGATACGGCCCCTGCTCGCGGCCCGCGGCTTCGCCGTCCCCGACCGGCCCGTCATCCGAATCCGCACCCTGGAGGACCTGTTCGCCTACGCGGCGGCCGAGAACATCGAGCTGCGCATTGACGGCACCGAGACCCAGGTGCGCCGGCCCCGGGCTCACCGGCCGGGCCGGAAGGCATTCGTCTCGGGCAAGAAGAAGCAGAACACGATCAAAACCACCAGCTTCAGCGACGGCCAGGGCCGCATCCTGTTCTCCGGCGTGGTCAGGCCCGGCCGGATGCACGACCAGACGGCCGTGCGCACCGAGGGCATCGCCGAACAGTTCCGGCTCCGCCCGCAAGTCAAGGCCAAGGTCGACGACGGCTACCGCGGGCTGGCAAACGAGTTCCCCGACCAGATCAGTGGGCCGCCGAAGAAGCCCAGCGAGGATGCCTGCGACGGCGAACACCGGGCCTGGCAGGAGGCCAAGCGACGGCAGTCCTCGGCGAGGATCTGCATCGAGCACACCAACGCCGAGCTGAAGAAGTGGCGTCCGCTCCAGCGATACACCGGACGCCGCGAGAACTACGGAGAAACCCAAGCCGCGATCGCCCCCCTCGTCTCCGACCGCTCCGCCAGGCGCCCCACCCGCCACAGGACCAGCACCGCCCTCGTGCCCGTCCGCACCACCACCTGCTGA
- a CDS encoding NAD(P)/FAD-dependent oxidoreductase — protein MITDVTIIGAGLGGLTLARVLHVHGIPATVYEAEDSPEARAQGGMLDIHEEDGQLALLAAGLMDEFRGLVLEGRQAIRILGREGAVLFDQPDDGTGGRPEVLRGELRRVLLASLPAGTVRWGHKVSATRALGEGRHEVVFADGGTVVTSLLVGADGAWSRVRPLLSGAAPEYTGVSFVETYLFDADTRHPATAKAVGGGAMFALAPGRGIQAHRENGGTLHTYVALTRTQEWFAAIDFTDAAAAAARIAGEFEGWAPELTALITDGRTPPVLRTLHALPAGHRWDRVPGVTLLGDAAHLSAPNGEGANLAMYDGAELAQALAAHPDDTEAALTAYEQAMFPRSTEAATDGTQLHELLFGDDTPHSLINMFTGEGKAASHA, from the coding sequence ATGATCACTGACGTCACGATCATCGGCGCCGGACTCGGCGGCCTCACGCTCGCCCGCGTCCTGCACGTCCACGGAATCCCGGCCACGGTCTACGAGGCGGAGGACTCCCCGGAGGCTCGTGCTCAGGGCGGGATGCTCGACATCCACGAGGAGGACGGCCAGTTGGCTCTGCTCGCGGCGGGCCTGATGGATGAGTTCCGCGGCCTCGTCCTGGAGGGCCGCCAGGCGATACGGATCCTCGGCCGGGAGGGGGCCGTCCTGTTCGACCAGCCCGATGACGGTACGGGCGGCCGCCCGGAGGTGTTGCGGGGTGAGCTGCGGCGGGTCCTGCTCGCATCGCTTCCGGCCGGCACCGTCCGGTGGGGTCACAAGGTGAGTGCCACCCGTGCTCTGGGTGAGGGCCGTCACGAGGTGGTTTTCGCCGACGGTGGCACCGTCGTCACGAGTCTGCTGGTCGGGGCGGACGGTGCGTGGTCGCGGGTCCGGCCGCTGCTGTCCGGTGCCGCGCCCGAGTACACCGGCGTCTCGTTCGTCGAGACCTATCTGTTCGACGCCGACACCCGTCACCCCGCCACCGCGAAGGCGGTCGGCGGCGGAGCGATGTTCGCACTCGCGCCGGGCAGGGGCATCCAGGCCCACCGGGAGAACGGCGGCACCCTGCACACCTACGTGGCACTCACCCGGACGCAGGAGTGGTTCGCCGCCATCGACTTCACCGATGCCGCCGCGGCCGCGGCACGGATCGCCGGGGAGTTCGAGGGCTGGGCGCCGGAGCTCACCGCGCTCATCACCGACGGCCGGACCCCGCCGGTCCTGCGCACCCTGCACGCGCTGCCGGCCGGGCACCGGTGGGACCGGGTGCCGGGCGTGACCCTGCTCGGCGACGCCGCCCACCTCTCCGCCCCGAACGGCGAAGGCGCCAACCTGGCCATGTACGACGGCGCCGAACTCGCCCAGGCCCTCGCCGCACACCCCGACGACACCGAAGCCGCCCTCACCGCATACGAACAGGCCATGTTCCCCCGCAGCACCGAAGCCGCCACCGACGGCACCCAGCTCCACGAGCTGCTCTTCGGCGACGACACACCCCACAGCCTGATCAACATGTTCACCGGTGAGGGGAAGGCGGCCTCTCACGCATGA
- a CDS encoding rodlin — translation MHARTALTAAGLAAAAIAGTAGSAAAIGHDSGTTSLSGNGAQQAFGNSKTNGAQSPQLSIVQGSLNKLCAGVPVKANVGSLVGILVPVAVQDVSVLSSPQNQQCAENSSQTKGDEPLSHIAEDIPVLSGNGAGNG, via the coding sequence ATGCACGCCCGTACCGCCCTCACCGCTGCCGGCCTCGCCGCCGCCGCCATCGCCGGCACCGCCGGAAGCGCAGCCGCCATCGGTCACGACAGTGGCACCACATCCCTGAGCGGCAACGGCGCCCAGCAGGCCTTCGGGAACTCGAAGACCAACGGCGCCCAGAGCCCGCAGCTCAGCATTGTCCAGGGCTCCCTGAACAAGCTCTGCGCCGGCGTACCCGTCAAGGCCAACGTGGGTTCCCTCGTGGGCATTCTCGTGCCGGTCGCGGTCCAGGACGTCTCCGTCCTGTCGTCCCCGCAGAACCAGCAGTGCGCGGAGAACTCCTCCCAGACCAAGGGCGACGAGCCCCTGTCCCACATCGCCGAAGACATCCCGGTGCTCTCCGGCAACGGCGCCGGCAACGGCTGA
- a CDS encoding GNAT family N-acetyltransferase: MSARDLQRIAAFRASFARRQAATVREIPGGVVVLDREYAASHEHNQLLIEATSAPSELPALADTALGHVRHRRITVLDDAVGTLCGPALLAVGYAHETQLVMTHSGDAAIPGSLAETVPLADLRPALVRQLRSWMPQAENAVVRQLADRRAARLRGCGQVRFLAVRDENGTIGSWADVYLDADRGIAQIEDVVTADTHVRRGYADTVLATALHHSSGHGLVFLIADPDDWPRGWYARRGFTPIGRSHVFTRTEGGC; encoded by the coding sequence ATGTCAGCCAGGGATCTGCAGCGCATCGCGGCCTTCCGTGCGTCCTTCGCCCGTCGTCAGGCTGCCACGGTGAGGGAGATTCCCGGCGGCGTGGTGGTCCTGGACCGGGAGTACGCGGCCTCCCACGAGCACAACCAACTCCTCATCGAGGCCACGTCGGCTCCCTCCGAACTCCCTGCTCTGGCCGATACCGCTCTCGGCCACGTGCGCCATCGCCGGATCACCGTCCTGGACGACGCCGTCGGCACACTCTGCGGTCCCGCCCTCCTCGCGGTCGGCTACGCGCACGAGACCCAGCTCGTCATGACCCACTCCGGCGACGCTGCGATCCCCGGCTCGCTCGCGGAGACGGTCCCTCTCGCCGACCTGCGGCCCGCTCTCGTCCGCCAGCTGCGCAGCTGGATGCCCCAGGCCGAAAACGCTGTCGTGCGCCAGCTCGCCGACCGCCGAGCAGCCCGGCTCCGCGGTTGCGGGCAGGTACGGTTCCTTGCCGTTCGCGACGAGAACGGCACCATCGGCTCCTGGGCCGACGTCTACCTCGATGCGGACCGGGGAATCGCCCAGATCGAAGACGTCGTCACGGCTGACACACACGTCCGGCGCGGCTACGCGGACACGGTCCTCGCCACTGCCCTGCACCACTCTTCAGGACATGGCCTGGTCTTCCTCATCGCCGACCCCGACGACTGGCCGCGCGGTTGGTACGCCCGCCGTGGTTTCACTCCGATCGGCCGCTCACACGTCTTCACCCGTACGGAAGGTGGATGCTGA
- a CDS encoding MarR family winged helix-turn-helix transcriptional regulator → MQDYGGINHLIVRLARAHWGAASALLQEVGLYPGQELLLMRLWDDDHQSQTALAKSLQLDRSTVTRTVQRLEQQGLIERHASPTDKRAVIVSLTPAGSDLREAVTRSWTQLEEIATDGLSGRQKSEAIRLLRRLDHNLRAFGDGA, encoded by the coding sequence ATGCAGGACTACGGAGGGATCAACCATCTGATCGTCCGGTTGGCCCGTGCCCATTGGGGTGCTGCTTCGGCACTCCTGCAGGAGGTCGGCCTCTACCCCGGGCAGGAACTGCTCCTGATGCGTCTGTGGGACGATGATCATCAGTCGCAGACGGCACTGGCCAAGAGCCTGCAGCTCGACAGATCGACGGTCACCCGCACCGTGCAGCGCCTGGAGCAGCAGGGGCTGATCGAACGGCATGCCTCGCCCACGGACAAGCGGGCCGTCATCGTGTCCCTGACCCCTGCGGGGTCGGATCTGCGCGAAGCGGTCACCCGCAGCTGGACGCAGCTGGAGGAGATTGCGACCGATGGCCTGTCCGGGCGCCAGAAGTCAGAGGCCATACGCCTGTTGCGTCGCCTGGATCACAATCTGCGAGCATTCGGCGACGGCGCCTGA
- a CDS encoding NmrA/HSCARG family protein, whose translation MATSQEAVIVVFGGTGRQGGAVARELLRRGRKVRAVVRDTESAGARALEQLGAALVKGDMEDPQSLDTALQGARGVYSVQTFEGPDGSAGEIRQGKAVADAAKRAGTAHFVYGSVGGAERSSGVEHFESKGEIERYITELGLPATVLRPTMFLSNFAGMGPALVDGELVLTIALDPATVLQMIAVEDIGVFAADAFEDPEHYVGRQIEIAGDALSGPEMAEVFARVSGVPTRFQELPIEEIRKFSEEAAVMFDWFNKEGYKADLPALRVIHPDLITLENWVERNWTAPTP comes from the coding sequence GTGGCGACTTCCCAGGAAGCAGTGATTGTGGTCTTCGGCGGTACGGGCCGTCAGGGGGGAGCGGTGGCGCGTGAGCTGCTCCGGCGCGGTCGGAAGGTCCGCGCGGTGGTCCGCGACACCGAGTCGGCCGGCGCCCGGGCTCTTGAGCAGCTCGGCGCCGCGCTGGTCAAGGGAGACATGGAGGACCCTCAGTCTCTCGACACGGCCCTGCAGGGTGCCCGCGGCGTCTACAGCGTGCAGACCTTCGAGGGCCCGGACGGCTCAGCGGGCGAGATCCGCCAGGGCAAGGCGGTCGCCGACGCCGCCAAGCGTGCCGGTACTGCCCACTTCGTCTACGGCTCGGTGGGCGGCGCCGAGCGCTCCAGCGGAGTGGAGCACTTCGAGAGCAAGGGCGAGATCGAGCGCTACATCACGGAGCTCGGTCTTCCGGCGACCGTGCTGCGTCCGACGATGTTCCTCTCCAACTTCGCCGGCATGGGCCCGGCCCTGGTCGACGGCGAACTCGTGCTCACCATCGCCCTGGACCCCGCCACCGTGCTGCAGATGATCGCGGTCGAGGACATCGGTGTCTTCGCCGCCGACGCTTTCGAGGACCCGGAGCACTACGTGGGCCGGCAGATCGAGATCGCCGGTGACGCCCTGTCCGGCCCCGAGATGGCAGAGGTCTTCGCACGCGTCTCGGGCGTCCCGACACGCTTCCAGGAGCTGCCGATCGAGGAGATCCGGAAGTTCAGCGAGGAGGCGGCCGTGATGTTCGACTGGTTCAACAAGGAGGGGTACAAGGCCGACCTCCCGGCGCTGCGTGTCATCCACCCGGACCTGATCACCCTGGAGAACTGGGTGGAGAGGAACTGGACCGCCCCTACCCCGTGA
- a CDS encoding alpha/beta fold hydrolase, with amino-acid sequence MPPPASSSWTALLRPAPHARRRLVVFPHAGAGPDSYASLLTRLPDDVEVLGVTLPGRERRPDEAPGTSPDAVAHGVAGELAERAPLPTVYFGHSLGALLAVATARARPGLCDGLVVSAAFPGSRAHPFPDLLESTEGLAAILARHRLPADALTAPGPLSGRERLLAHDLELTRRALVSVAGTCLPVPLTALAGTDDPIVPAATLPLWGGFTSGGFRCRLVEGGHYFPFLPAGRRALLAEIADALTAAPAYQATGT; translated from the coding sequence ATGCCCCCTCCCGCCTCCTCCTCGTGGACGGCCCTCTTGCGCCCAGCGCCGCACGCCCGCCGCCGCCTCGTGGTCTTCCCGCACGCCGGCGCAGGACCGGACTCGTACGCATCGCTGCTGACCCGGCTCCCCGACGACGTGGAAGTGCTCGGCGTGACCCTGCCCGGCCGCGAACGGCGGCCGGACGAGGCGCCGGGCACCTCACCGGATGCGGTGGCGCACGGCGTCGCCGGTGAGCTGGCGGAACGGGCACCGCTGCCCACGGTGTACTTCGGGCACAGCCTGGGCGCGCTGCTGGCTGTCGCCACCGCACGTGCCCGGCCCGGTCTGTGCGACGGCCTGGTGGTCAGCGCCGCGTTCCCGGGCAGCCGTGCGCACCCGTTCCCCGATCTGCTGGAATCCACCGAGGGGCTTGCCGCGATCCTCGCCCGGCACCGGCTGCCCGCCGACGCGCTCACCGCGCCGGGGCCGCTCTCAGGCCGCGAGCGACTGCTCGCCCACGACCTGGAGCTGACCCGCCGGGCCCTGGTGTCCGTGGCCGGTACGTGCCTGCCCGTTCCGCTCACCGCGCTGGCCGGGACGGACGACCCGATCGTCCCGGCGGCCACCCTCCCGCTGTGGGGCGGCTTCACCTCGGGAGGGTTCCGATGCCGGCTGGTGGAGGGCGGGCATTACTTCCCGTTCCTCCCGGCGGGCAGGCGCGCCCTGCTCGCGGAGATCGCCGACGCTCTCACGGCCGCCCCCGCGTACCAGGCGACCGGCACCTGA
- a CDS encoding monooxygenase: MSAELTGRDRLPDIARADTMAVTISTRHAGGRDRQTDLVETMLAAWESGPWPPEQLSLSFYVSTDGENVLTYAQWSDPEVRISGAVTYRLYRSLVPDAPGGTPPVPGCIAIPSFDVDGPERQRAIVDTLLDGPLARPIPGLVAAHFHVSADGTRVINYAEWTDEDTHQGALSGDVLSEAGRTTRAMPGVRGIGCPRYRLHRGLTRPSV; the protein is encoded by the coding sequence ATGTCGGCTGAACTCACGGGCCGCGACCGGCTCCCCGACATCGCCCGCGCCGACACCATGGCGGTCACCATCAGCACGCGCCATGCGGGCGGCCGTGACCGGCAGACCGACCTGGTGGAGACGATGCTCGCCGCTTGGGAAAGCGGACCGTGGCCGCCGGAGCAGCTCTCGCTGAGCTTCTACGTGAGCACCGACGGCGAGAACGTGCTGACCTATGCGCAGTGGTCGGACCCGGAGGTCCGGATCTCCGGGGCGGTCACCTACCGGCTCTACCGCAGCCTCGTCCCGGACGCGCCGGGCGGAACGCCACCGGTCCCCGGCTGCATCGCCATACCCAGCTTCGACGTGGACGGGCCCGAACGGCAGCGCGCCATCGTCGACACCCTCCTCGACGGCCCGCTGGCCCGGCCCATCCCCGGGCTGGTCGCCGCCCACTTCCACGTCAGCGCCGACGGCACCAGAGTGATCAACTATGCGGAGTGGACGGACGAGGACACCCACCAGGGCGCCCTCAGCGGCGACGTGCTGAGCGAGGCGGGCCGGACCACCCGGGCGATGCCCGGGGTCCGGGGCATCGGGTGCCCGCGCTACCGCCTGCACCGGGGCCTCACCCGGCCGTCCGTCTGA
- a CDS encoding DsbA family oxidoreductase — protein MGNNENTTATTRRVELVLDIICLHSHIGYARFARAAERFRADGGRLDVVFRPFQVNPTAAEAGEPLLDVLRRQFGPGFGQDTEGLAAMGAADGVELNYDRAVYSNTFQAHRLIAQASAQGLGEPMVERLFRAYATEGLNVGDPATLDTLAAEVGVVLRDGGDDALRADLEEVRSQGISSVPYFVFDGRTAFSGSQPEETYLAALKGSTADVG, from the coding sequence ATGGGAAACAACGAGAACACCACGGCCACCACACGTCGCGTCGAGCTCGTCCTCGACATCATCTGCCTGCACTCGCACATCGGTTACGCGCGCTTCGCCCGAGCGGCCGAGCGCTTCCGGGCCGATGGCGGCAGGCTCGACGTGGTCTTCCGGCCCTTCCAGGTGAACCCCACCGCCGCCGAGGCGGGCGAGCCGCTGCTCGACGTGCTGCGACGGCAGTTCGGCCCCGGCTTCGGCCAGGACACCGAGGGCCTCGCCGCGATGGGCGCCGCGGACGGCGTGGAACTGAACTACGACCGTGCCGTGTACAGCAACACCTTCCAGGCGCACCGGCTCATCGCCCAAGCCTCGGCCCAGGGACTCGGCGAGCCCATGGTGGAGCGGCTGTTCCGCGCCTACGCCACCGAGGGACTCAACGTGGGCGACCCGGCCACGCTGGACACGCTCGCCGCCGAGGTCGGCGTCGTCCTGCGCGACGGAGGCGATGACGCGCTGCGAGCCGACCTCGAAGAGGTGCGGAGCCAGGGCATCAGCTCGGTGCCGTACTTCGTCTTCGACGGCCGCACCGCCTTCTCCGGCTCCCAGCCGGAGGAGACCTATCTGGCCGCCCTCAAGGGCTCCACCGCCGATGTCGGCTGA
- the soxR gene encoding redox-sensitive transcriptional activator SoxR produces MTEQISSHVPEITVGELARRSGVPASALRFYEREGLIRSRRTTGNQRRYHRETLRRVAFVRVSQRVGIPLATIREVLGLLPEERTPTREDWEQVSNCWHDSLSARIRELERLRDHLTDCIGCGCLSIDRCALANPGDELGAQGPGPRRLLEG; encoded by the coding sequence ATGACGGAGCAGATCTCTTCGCACGTGCCCGAGATCACTGTTGGCGAGCTGGCCCGGCGCAGTGGAGTCCCCGCGTCCGCCCTGCGTTTCTACGAACGCGAAGGCCTGATCCGCAGCCGCCGCACCACCGGTAACCAGCGGCGGTACCACCGCGAGACGCTCCGGCGCGTCGCCTTCGTCCGAGTATCGCAGCGCGTCGGCATCCCGCTGGCCACCATCCGCGAGGTGCTCGGACTCCTGCCGGAGGAACGCACTCCCACCCGGGAGGACTGGGAGCAGGTCTCCAACTGCTGGCACGACTCGCTCAGCGCGCGCATTCGTGAACTGGAGCGGTTGCGGGACCATCTGACGGACTGCATCGGATGCGGCTGCCTGTCGATCGACCGCTGCGCGCTGGCCAATCCGGGGGACGAGCTCGGGGCGCAGGGTCCCGGGCCGCGGCGGCTGCTGGAGGGATAG
- a CDS encoding nucleotide disphospho-sugar-binding domain-containing protein → MRVLYVAGPSPATVFAFAPLATALRHAGHEVFMATTEEMMPVVEGAGLPGIPVTARSLLSFLTTDREGRPVAAPTGLREEWRHAGGWFGRLAAASLGPLLDLSRDWRPDLVVGGTRSYAAALLAAHLGVPHVRHAWDMVDDTEVDPHADAELRPELHAMGLERIPDPALFLDICPPALRRAGTAPAAPVRGVRWVPGNRQRKLQPWMYTRGDRPRICVTSGSRVTLTGSHDFLRDLVNSVSTPDVEVVVAAPEDAALPLRAALPGIRIGWIPMDVVAPTCDLIVHHGGGATGMTALNAGTPQLTLPQWAIFNESVQRVSAYGASLTLLPGEQTPDAVARAREELLGDPGYRVRARALSAEIAQLPSLARTVEILEDL, encoded by the coding sequence ATGAGGGTCCTGTACGTCGCCGGGCCGAGCCCGGCCACCGTCTTCGCCTTCGCGCCGCTGGCCACGGCCCTGCGCCATGCGGGCCACGAGGTCTTCATGGCCACGACCGAGGAGATGATGCCGGTGGTCGAGGGCGCCGGCCTGCCGGGCATCCCGGTCACCGCCCGCTCCTTGCTGAGCTTCCTGACCACCGACCGTGAAGGGCGCCCGGTGGCAGCCCCCACCGGCCTGCGCGAGGAGTGGAGGCACGCGGGCGGCTGGTTCGGCCGGCTGGCCGCCGCGAGCCTGGGCCCGCTGCTCGACCTGTCGCGGGACTGGCGCCCGGACCTCGTCGTCGGCGGCACCCGCTCCTACGCGGCCGCCCTGCTCGCCGCCCACCTCGGTGTCCCGCACGTCCGGCACGCCTGGGACATGGTCGACGACACCGAGGTCGACCCGCACGCCGACGCCGAACTCCGCCCGGAGCTGCACGCGATGGGCCTGGAGCGCATCCCGGACCCCGCGCTCTTCCTCGACATCTGCCCGCCCGCCCTCCGCCGGGCGGGCACCGCGCCCGCGGCACCCGTACGCGGCGTGCGATGGGTGCCCGGCAACCGGCAGCGGAAGCTGCAACCGTGGATGTACACCCGGGGGGACCGCCCGCGGATCTGCGTCACCTCGGGCAGCCGGGTCACCCTCACCGGGAGCCACGACTTCCTGCGCGACCTGGTGAACAGCGTCAGCACGCCGGATGTGGAGGTCGTGGTCGCCGCCCCCGAGGACGCCGCCCTCCCCCTGCGCGCCGCGCTGCCCGGGATACGGATCGGCTGGATACCGATGGACGTCGTGGCGCCCACCTGCGACCTGATCGTCCACCATGGCGGGGGAGCCACCGGGATGACGGCCTTGAACGCCGGAACACCCCAGCTCACCCTGCCCCAGTGGGCGATATTCAACGAATCGGTGCAACGCGTATCGGCCTACGGGGCGTCCCTCACGCTGCTCCCCGGCGAACAGACGCCCGACGCCGTCGCCCGGGCCCGCGAGGAGCTGCTCGGCGACCCCGGCTACCGCGTGCGGGCCCGGGCCCTTTCCGCCGAGATAGCCCAACTCCCCTCGCTCGCACGGACCGTGGAAATCCTGGAGGACCTGTGA